The sequence AGCGCCTAGCATACCAAGCACCTCTGCATAAATAAACATGAGCAAGAGGTCCTTCAACTCAACATGATGGTTAGCAATAGTAGATAAAATTTCTTGGGCCATTGCTGTAATCGTAAAAATTGCAATGATGATCAGAAATAACTTTTCAATTAAGCCAATAATATTTTTGATATTCATACTCCTACCCCTTAATTTTTTAATGAGTTTCAACTCACCTTAATTTCTTCTATAAGTTTCTTGATCGGTTGGTCAGGATTGGCGTCCATATTTTCAGTCTATCGAATTGTGGCTTAGGTGTCTATTTTTAGATGCTTACCTACAAAAGCACCTTACACAAAGCCTATTACCGAGCTCAGCTTAGATATTAAAAAACCCCAACTGACAAGGTCAATTGGGGTTTCTGTCTACGACTCCTCGTAAGGTAACCAGGAATCCGTGATTTCCTGATTTCCTTCTACCTACTCGCTGCTATTACTGATAGTGGCGATTCATTGCAACTTGTTTCTTTTCATAGACATCGTGCTTTGTGTTCTTTGCTACAGCAAAGTAGGACAGGATCATCACAATCGCTAGTGATAGGCCGTTGATGTTGTTTAGTAGTTCCATTTGATGCTCCTTTTTGTATCGTTGATTATCGTGCTACAGGTAATTCATCCCACTGGGTGGTGTAGTTGGGTGATTTATTGCCAGACTTCATTTGCCACTGTTGTTTCGTGCCGGTGGTTGCGCTGCGAATCACACCGCTCCCAAATCGGCTGTTAATTGCGTCCATCGCTTTCATGAGATCAGCAGACTTGCCTCGGGTTTCCATATCTTCAAATAGAGATTGTTGGGTAGTGGGTTTGTCTGAGAGTAGATTGAGTACGATGCCTGCTTTCTTATACCGAAATCCTTTTTGATAGATTTGCTTGAGCCCATCGATTGCGGCTTCGGTGAGCTTGAGCGTGTTATCGCTAGGGTTCTCTAGAGCGATGGTGATGCTCTGTGCGTATTGAGGCTCATTCTGTTTATGGGGATTCGTCTGAATGAAGACACTAATCGCACCGGTGACTGATTGTTGACTACGGAGTTTCTCGGCTGCTCTGGCGGTATGGGTGGCGACTGATTCAGCGAGCTCTTCTAAGCTGGTGACTAACTTGCCAAAGCTACGTGAGGCAATAATTTGTTGTTTGGCTGGTGCTACTTCTTCGAGCTTAAGGCAAGATACACCGCGCAGCTCATAGCACAGTCTTTCCATCACCACGCCAAACTGTTGGCGCATGGTTTGGGGTGAGACTTGCAAGAGATCAAAGACGGTATTGATCTTCATGACCTGGAGTTTTTTAGCCAGCTGTCTGCCAATGCCCCACACTTCTGCTGCAGGGGTCTCACTCATCCATTGATAGAGGCTTTCTTTAGGCATGCTATCAACATCACATACACCGGCAAACTGGGACTGCTTCTTGGCTAAGTGATTGGCAAACTTGGCGAGGGTCTTGCTAGCACCAATGCCAACACAAACTGGTAAGCCAGTGGTGTCTTTAACGTCTTGTTTAATCGTTTGCCCTAAGTGTGTTGCGTCTAGATAACCCTGGAGTACGGATTCAATTCTCAGAAAGCTCTCATCAATGCTGTAGACCTCAAAATTAGGCGTATAGCGTTTGAGTGTTTGTACTACCCGCTCGCTCATATCGCCATAGAGGGTGTAGTTTGAGGAGAAGGCTTGGATGCCATGCTCCTCTGCAAGATCTTTCATCTTGAACCAAGGGGTTCCCATCTTGACACCAAGCGCTTTGACTTCTGCACTGCGCGCTACGGCACAACCATCATTGTTAGAGAGCACCACCATGGGTACATCTTCTAACTTGGGCTGAAACACCCTCTCGCATGAAACATAGAAGTTATTAACGTCGACGAGGGCAAAGAGTTGTTTGCTGGTCATTGCTTGCCCCTGCTGCTAGCGTGGCTGTACTTACGCACCACCCCTACGACCACACCCCAGATCTGTAACTCACTTCCTTCATTAAAGGTAATGGCTTCGTATTGGGGGTTTTCGGGTTGGAGCTCAATTCGACCTCTGAGTTGGTAGAGGCGTTTGATGGTGTACTCACTATCCACTACGGCAACCACGATATCTTTGTGCTTGGGTTTAAGGGCCTTATCGACGACGACCTTATCGCCGTCACAAATGCCAGCCCCCATCATTGAATCCCCCTTCACGGTGAACATGAAGGTGGCAGGTTTGTTTTGGACCAGATAGCGGTTCAAATCCAAGCCATCTTCAGCGTAATCCGCCGCTGGACTAGGAAATCCTGCTGAAATCCGATGGCTCAGGAGCTTGAGCTCATAGTCGTCAAAATGGACCGCTAAGCCCTGTGGGGCTTGGCTTAGAGTGCTTTTTGTGGTGGGTGACTTAAGTTCCATAAGTGCCAATATACTGTATGTTTATACAGTATGCAAATACAGTGGTTTTTAAGCACCCAAATTGGCTTAATCTGCTTATTTTGAGCTACAATGTAGCTCATTAAGGAGGGGTTTATGACCGCAAACGCAGTAGTTCGCGCCAGAATTAACGGCGATATCAAAGAGGAAGCTAGCGCCATATTGGCTGCAATGGGTCTAACGCCGTCTGATGCCTTTCGAATTCTGATGACCCGCATAGCCAGAGAAAAGGCTCTACCCTTTGAACCATTAAGTCCCAACGCAGAAACGATTGCTGCGATGAAAGAAGCTAGAAAAGGAAATCTCAAATCCTTTACTTCTGTTAATGACTTAATGGCTGACCTGAATGCGGACGACTGAATACACCAAAAAATTTAGAAAAGATTACAAAAGAGAATTAAAAGGTAGGTACCGACTTACGCTAGCTAGAGATTTTCAGGAAACTTTAGATTACTTAATTAATGACTGGGATCTTCCCTATCGATACCACGACCACCCCTTAGTGGGGGACTGGGTGGACCATAGAGACTGTCATATCAAACCCGATTTAGTCCTCATCTACAGAAAACCGGATCAGCGCATCCTTCAATTGGTTCGACTAGGATCACATAGCGAATTAAGCTTATAGGCTTAAGGGTTTCTAGCCATAAACCCTAAGTTCTTTTGTCTTCTGGCGTCCGCATAATGCAGATTGCCTTATACAAATAGAACAGTAGGAGACCAATGAAGACGTACAAGATCGCTTCCATTCCAGGTGACGGAATTGGTAAAGAAGTTATTCCCGAATGCGAGAAGGTGCTCAACGCCCTGAGCAAGAAACATCCTGAAGTGGCTTTTGAGTTTGAGCACTTTGATTGGGGCGGTGATTACTACCGCAAGCATGGCGTGATGATGCCCGACAATGGTCTTGATCCATTGCGCTCTAAAGATGCCATCTTGTTTGGTTCTGCTGGTGATCCCGATATTCCAGATCACATTACCTTGTGGGGTCTACGCCTCAAGATCTGCCAAGGCTTTGATCAATACGCAAACGTACGCCCTACTCGGATCTTGCCGGGTATTCAGACACCGCTGCGTAATTGCAAGCCTGAGCAACTCGATTGGGTAATCGTGCGCGAGAACTCCGAAGGTGAATACGCTGGCTTAGGTGGCAGAGCCCATCAAGGCCATCCCATTGAAGTCGCTTCTGATATGAGCATTCTGACGCGCGTAGGTGTGGAACGTATTCAGCGCTTTGCCTTTAAGTTAGCGCAATCGCGTCCTCGTAAACATCTCACCGTGATTACTAAATCGAATGCTCAGCGTCATGGCATGGTGATGTGGGATGAGATTGCTCGCCATGTTGCGAAAGACTTTCCAGATGTCACCTGGGATAAAGAATTGGTCGATGCTGCTACAGCTCGCATGGTCAATCGCCCTGAGTCTTTAGACACGATCGTGGCCACTAATCTACATGCCGACGTCTTAAGTGATTTGGCTGCAGCGCTCGCTGGTAGCTTAGGTATTGCACCCACAGCCAATTTAGATCCGGAGCGCCGTTACCCTTCGATGTTTGAACCTATTCATGGTTCGGCTTTTGACATCATGGGTAAAGGCTTAGCCAATCCAATTGGTACTTTCTGGTCGGCGGTGATGATGCTCGACTTCTTGGGCGAAAAAGCTTTAGCTGGCAAACTCATGCAAGCGATTGAGAAGGTTACCGCTAATCCTAAACTGCATACTGGCGATCTCGGCGGTACTGCCAAGATGGCTGATGTGACTCATGCTGTTATTGAGGAGGTTTCTAAATGAGAATCATCTCTGGTTTACGCTTGATCGTCTTGAGTTGGGGTCTGCTGTTCGCTGGTCTCATTCAGGCCCAGCCCTTTCCTGGTAAGACCATTCAGTACATCATTCCTTTTCCGGCTGCGGGTGAGTCTGACTTGGTTGCACGCTATCAAGCTGAACTCTCTGCCAAGAAATACAACCAGCAGATGGTCGTGATTAATCGTGCTGGTGCCGGTGGCGCTTTAGCTTGGAGCCAACTCAATAGCTACCCGGCTGATGGTCTCACCGTAGTGGGTGTGAATATTCCGCACATCATCTTGCAACCGTTACAAGAAGGAATTCAGTTCAAGACGGAAGATATTAATTCAATCTATTTTTATCACTACACACCGGATGCATTGATGGTCTCAGCCGATAGTCCCTACAAGACTTTTCAAGATTTAGTCGCAGCGGCAAAGAAAGATCCAGGCAAAGTCAGTCTAGCGGGTTCAGCCCTCTACTCAGCCAACCATATGGCCGTAGAGCGTCTCAATAAAGCCATGGGAATTAAAACCGAGTACATCGCCTTTAAAGGCACGGGTGATCTCATCACCTCTTTAATTGGGATGCACGTCGATGGCGCGATGGGTTATTTACCTTTAGCCATTCAGCAAAAAGGGAAAGTGCGCACCTTAGCGATTGCTACTGAGAAACGCCACCCTGCCCTACCCGATGTGCCTACCTTTAAGGAGCTGGGCATTAATTGGGTTGATGGCGCTTATCGTGGTATTGGTGTCCCCAAGGCAACTCCAAAACTGATCCAGCAAAAACTGTCTGACTACTTTGCTTTATTGAACTCAGATCCAGAGATCAAGAAGAAGCTAGAGGATGCCGGCTTTGTTCTAGTCGACATTCCTCTGAGCAAAATGCCCGCCTTCATGAAAGAGAAGACGGCGCAGGCAATGGATGATGCGAAAAACGCGGGAATGATTAAGTAAGGCAGTTACTACTGCTTTACTTATCTTCCCAAGTAATCGCTCTTACCAATATCGACTCCGTTGTGGCGCAGGATGTTGTATGCCGTGGTGATATGGAAGTAGAAATTCGGGATGATCCAAGTCAATAAGTATTGATCACCGATGAACTCGAAGTTCCACTCGAGAATGGAGAATTTAATCTCTTTACCTTCGCTGCCATCGATTTGCTCGGGCTTGATGGTGTCGATAAAAGTAATCGTCTTAGCGATACGCTCATAGAGTTCTGCAAAGCTCGCTTCTTTATCTTCAAACTTGGGTGGCTCAATTCCGGCTAAACGGGCAAAGCCATTCTTAGGCTGATCACAAGCAATTTGGATCTGCTTGGTGAGCGGAAACATATTGGGATAGAGTCTGGCCTCTAAGAAGACTTTAGGATCAATCTTGTGGGCAGTAGCATGCTCTTCTGCTTTTTTGAGAATCACTGACAGATTGGTCAACATCTTTTTAAATTGGGGGACTGATGCTTGGTACATTGATAAAGCCATGTGTATTACTCCTGGTAGGTTATTGCTGAACTGGAGTGTAATCCGAATTGATTTCGGGTTGATTACGCTACTTGTTTGATCTTGCCGGTGGCTGAGATGAGGTAGGCTTTGCTGGGCTTATCTTTCCGAATACGCTCTAGCTCTTTTTGATAATTCTGCAACTGTGCTTGGTATTTGTTGTACTTCTCACTACCTGCTTCTGGAATGCTCAGCTTGTAATCCAAGATGGCAAAGTGATCCTCAAACTCCACTAAGCGGTCCATACGATAGCTCTTACCTTCCTCACTCACAATATCGAGCTCATTCCAGGCCTGCAGCCACTTACCTTCTGTCAGATAAGGTTTAAGTTCATTAGCATTGAGCACGGCTTGGACATGGGCTTGCAGTTTTTGCGCCATGGCTTGATCAGTGCCGAGCCAAGCCATGATCTCTTGATCACTCGGTATCTCGAGTTTTATTTCTGTACCAGTCTGGGTAGTGAGGAACTCGAGGAGTTTATGAAAATGGGTTCCTTCATCGAGTAACTCGGGGTCAGGAGATTCTTCTTTGATCTGCTTTGATTCTTTAAGTGTGCCGCTCTCAATCTGGGCAAGCTTCTCTTGATAACTTTGCTTGGCTTGATCCCAAACGATGTCAAAGTGATCGATCTTAAATGGCATGCTGCCAAGCTCTATTTGATCTTTATCCTGCGCTTGATTCTCTATCTTCTCTTCTTGGTCCAGAGTACTGATATCTAAGGTTTCAATGTCTGCAGCCAGTGCTCGGCCGTACCACGAGCGTTCATTAATACCACCGGTTGTTCTAGACTGCGCACCACTTATCCAAAGACCTTGCTTGGCTCTGGTCATAGCCACATAGAGTAAGTTCCAGTTTTCATTTTGGCTGACTTCATTTTCCTTTTGACGAATGTGTTCGCGCTCACCGGTTAAGGTCTTCTTGGTATAGAGCGATAGATGGCTAGGGGCAGTATGTTCAGGTGACCAGTCCAGCAATACACCACGATGTGGCGCCCTCCACTCCGTATTATTAGCATCGAGCATGATCACAAATGGCGCTTCCAATCCTTTAGCGCCATGAATCGTCATTAAGCGGACTCGTCTGTGGCGTTCTTCTTCACTCATCTCGCTGTCGAGATCCACTTCACCAATATCCTCATCCATTTCTGCTTCAGCTTCAACGTCGCCTTCATCGGGGGTCTCATCATCATCGCCGCGTCGCATTGCATTGATCTCATCAATAAAGCGGCTCAAGCTCGGGTAACGACCACCATCTTGATTTAAGGCCAGCTCTAAGAAAGCATCGAGGTTAGCTAAGACCTGAGCACGTGCGAGATTCTGTGCAGCGACTGCATAGTGAATCCGTAAATTACTCTCTTGATAAATTAGATCCAGTAAGTCATGAACGGGCAGCACTTCTCCAAGGCTACGCCAATGCTCTAAATAGCGGGCTGCTTTCTGGATATTAATATCGTGACTGGCTTGCAATGCATCCCACCATGAGGTGTAGGTATCTTGCATACCCATACTGAGCGACTGCATCTGCGCCTCATTAAAGCTAAAGATGGGGCTACGCAATACTTGCGCTAATGGCAAATCGTGTCGTGGCGAGACTAAGACCGTGAGTAAGGCAATCAAGTCATCAATCTCAAGGGTATTAAGCAGCCCTCCTAAACGGGAACTGTCATAAGCCAAGCTTGCCTCGCGCAGGGCTTGTTCAAACTGCGGTAAATACTGTCTGCGCTTGACCAGGAGAATGAAGTCGCTCCCGCGGGCTGGCCGCCAATACTCTTTACCGTCTTTTTTATCGATGACTTGTCGAGTGGCCATGATGTGATGAATCAACTTAGCGACTTGCTTGCCCTCTTGATAACGCTGTTGCACACCTAGGGTTTGACCAGCATCTTTAATCGGCCTATCTAAAGCGGTACCAATACGCTCGGGCTGTTCTTGTTCAACACGCTCGATGAGGGGTAGTAACTGTGCTTCGCCAGTGCTTGCCGATGGGTGGGTTGCATCATCGGTAGGCGGGGCTTGCCAGAGCGTGGTTTGCTCGCTGAACTGATAAGTCTCTGGTAATGGTCCTGCTAAGAAAAGTTTATTTACCGCATCGTTAATTGCTGGTGCGTTTCTGCGGGTTTTATTTTGCGAGAGCGCCTTGGCATCGAGGTGCGCTTCAAGGAACTGACTTGCGCTAACAAAGAGCCTGGGGTCTGCTCTGCGGAATCGATAAATCGATTGCTTAGGGTCGCCCACGATAAAGACTTTAGGTTTTTCATCGCCCGCGCTATAGCCTGCAAGCCATGATCGCAGAATCTGCCACTGTAATGGATTGGTGTCTTGGAACTCATCCACCAAAATCTGTTTGTACTTAGCGTCTAAGCGCGCTTGTAGATAAGCTGCATTACTAGATTCAGCCATGAGCTTGCTGACACCGATTTCTAAATCATCAAAATCGCGTACCCGCATCGATTCTTTGACTTTCTCTAGATGACTGAGCATGGCTTCACTCATCGCAAACCAAGCGACATTCATCTCATGCATGAGATGTTCATTTTTCCAAGCAAAGAATGTGTCAAAAGCCTCTACCCAATCATTTCGAATACCAGTGATGATTGTGGGATCAATACCATTTTTGCTGTGATAACTCGTCATCGGCGCACTCATCTTCGCGATGTCTGCTAGTGGCGTTTTTTCTTTAGTGATGAAGAGGCTTTGCCATTCATGGGCAATATCCATGATCGATCCACCGGCTTGGTTTAGTTCCATCGCCTTTTCGATCAGAGCCACCTTAGCTTTTTGTGTGGGTGTGCCATTATTAAAGCACTGATAGAGAATTGGGAGATTGGCTTTGGTTTGGGGATCCTTCCAGAACAGCTCGAGGGGATTGGGTTTACCCAAGTGTGACAAGCAAGCCTTGAGATGGTCGACTGGACTCATGCCTTTTGCTCGGCAGGCATCCAGGAAGAAGGTCCATGCGCCGCGTTGCTTAAAGAGACTGTAATTACCCATCAGAAATTTCTGGGTCTCGCTAGCGCCGAATTCATCTAACAAGGTGTCGTAGTGGTCTTTCAGATTCTTGGGTAAATCCCCCCACCAATCCTGCATGCACTCTTCTTGGAGTCGCTTAGCATCTTCCCGCAGACTAAAGCCTGGCTGAATATCAGCAGAAACTGGCGCTGCTTCAAGTAAGCTCCCGAACCATCCGTGGAAGGTATCGATCACAATCGCTTGTGGGCTTGCTAGCACCTTGAGGTAAAGGCCCTTGGCTTGTGGCAAAAGTTTTTTGGCCTCATCCTCTTCCAAGCCCATGCTAGTGAGCTGTTTTGTGAGACCTTTGTCATCCGCTGTAGAAAAGTCTTCTAGCAATTGATAGAGACGGTCGCGCATTTCTTGTGCTGCTTTACGGGTAAAGGTCAGCGCAAGAATTTCTCGTGGCTTGGTACCGGCTAGCAATAAACGGATCATGCGCGCAACTAAGAGCCAAGTCTTACCACTACCTGCACAAGCAGAAACAATCACCGATTGATTCGGATCACAAGCGATTTTATAGTTGAACTCTTCGTTCACCACATCCCCTTTCTGCAAATACCGCGGGCTTCACAGTATTGGCATACGCTGTCGGGTGCAAAGGCTTTCATAGGTTTACGCGCCCACAAGTCTTCAAGGTCTTTGCTGAGTTGTTTGGAGAATTCCTCCATCTTCAGTGGGAGCTCTTCTACCAAATGGTCTCTGACCATCTTCTCTTCTGACTTTTTCAAATCTACCTTAAGCGTGACCCACTCTGCTTGCTCTATCGTTCTTCCAGATAAATGCGCTGCTGGCGCATTTTCATTCACGGCTCGAGCGTAGATCAGAAGCTGAGGATCGTCTAAAACATTTTTGGAGCGATCGATAATCTTTTTAATAGCCTGATTTTTGTAGTCAATGACAGAAGCTGCTGTCTTGTCATGAATATTGATATCGAATCGATCGGCCCGTCCGGCTATTTGAATATCGCGCTCTACTCCATCGGGATCAGTCAAACGGATCGTGAAACCAATCGGTAACTCTGCGTCGTGATACTGCCAGCCCTTTGCTTCGCGTTTGAGTTGCCAATCGACAAAAGTCGGGATTTGTTTTTGCCAATCGCGCAGTGTTCCCAATACTCTGGCATCACCCGCAATCAGGCGCTCGAACTCTTTTTCAGAATATTTGTTTAGCTGGGTTTCCATCCACTGGCGACGGGCATCTATTCCCTGATGAATAGGTGAATGAGTCTTACCCTCTTCTGTTTTAAGAGCTTGGAAGAAGTTTTTCAATAAAGCATGTAAGGTCTGCCCCGCCAAAGAAGCATCAAAACCTTCCTCGAATTCTTTCGCCTTACGTAGGCCTAGTAGGCTGCTGACGTAATAGCGATAGGGGCAATCACGCAAAGCTTTATAAGCGCTTGGTGTCATAGTCACGGGGATCTCTAAATTGGGATCAGGGGTGCTGACTGCCATCTGAATTGGATTCGATTTACCTTCATAGGTTTCGGGACTGACATCAATCGTTGGCCAATCAAGCTGAGCTTGTAAGCGCTGAATCCAGGCTGAAGGTCTGAGCGGTTCGCCACTCTTGCTCTTACTCTGCCAAAGTAAGTCGGTGTTTGGACAAGACACCAAGAGACTAGAGAGATCTCGGGCTTGCTGAATATATTGTGCGTTGATCGTAGAGGATTTGAGATAGCGATTAAGCGTATCCGAGAAAAATAGCGGTGGCTCTGCAAATGCAGGAAGCTGTTGCTCATCACACCCCACCAACACAACAGCATCAAATTGTCTGAGTCGAGTTGAGCTCAGTGGCAGGATACTGAGTGTCGCCAGCGCTTCTTTGCCCGCCTCTTCATACGACGCTTCTTCAATCACGGTTTTGATCAGACTTAGCCACTCTGGCAAAGTCATCTTCACTTCTTGGAATGGGCCATTGCTCAAATTAAATTGTTCGAGCACTTCCAATAATTGCTCTCCTGCTGAGTCTTGCTTGAGACGCTCTACCATTCCGAGGTCTTCAAGATTCTTTTGCAAGTGTTGATAAGCACTCGCGCACTCGAGTTGGGGCTGCTGCCAAAGCAGGTGTCGTTTCTGAATGTATTCAATCAGATCTAATAGTGTTTGATTGGCTGAGCCGCCATGAGTGGTGGCATAGAGATTGGCTCTCTCGATCGCCATTTTGAAAGTTTCCCAACCGGACTTGGCTTGACTAGCAACCAGAATGTCTTCAAGTTGAGCAATTAATCCTTTACAGGCTTCTGGTGCTTGTTTCAGGCTGAGCGCCAAATCAAAATATGGGTTTTGCAAGAACTCCAATAAGGCGCTGGCACTCGGGCCTTCTTTGGGAGCCCGAATCAGCTCTAGCCAGCTATCAAAGGCTGCTGCGGCACGGGTGGTGGATAACTTCCAACCGGTTTCATCTCGAATACGTAGTGCATCACCTAGGCGACCTAGTAAGGCACGGGTTCTTCTCGCTGCTAAGCGATCCTGTGCTACCAATGCAATGTTCTGCTTGCAATCGATTAAATGTTGTTCGATCGATTTGGCTGCTGCCCAGGCTAACTCTTCAAACCGTCTAGCAGCCAAGAGTTGCCACTCATCGTGTCTTTGAGAGTTAAGGTTCTGGGTAATTTGGGACGCGATCATTTCATTAGCGGGTGCAATATTGCCATCTTGATCTTCACCTAATAGCGCTTCAGACCACAGGGCTACTGTCTGCCAATCCTGATCAACCTTTACAACTGGAGCATATTGCGCATAACTGTCGAGATAGCTGGCAATTAGCTCTTGCTCAATGGGCTTGGGATCGGCGGTTTGCACCCAAACCAGCGGTCTAGCTTGCACGCCTGCGTTTGCTTGAATCTTAGCCACTTGCAGATGGGCCGCCATCGCCAGATGTTTTCGTACCACGGGATCATGCACGCTGCTGAGATAACGCCAGAAAGTAAGTAACACTGCAGATTCTTGATCCACCACATTACGCGATAGTCCGACATAGGCTTTAGCAATTGCTTGGTCTAGTACGAGCTCCACTTTTTTGAGCCACTGCTCGGTATCAATGGATTGTCCTTGCACTAATGCATTGAGCTCGTTTTGTAATTGTGGAATCACTGCTTCGGTTAAGGCGTCACATGCATCAATCACTGCTTGCGCTAAGCCCCATGCTCCCGCTTCACTCTCGGCTTTAAACCAGCTTTGCAAAATTTTGTGCTTGCGCAAATTGACGTAGACACTGAGCCAGCGCTCTAGATCCGATGGTTTCTTAGGAAACTTCCATGCGCCTGGTGCTGACTCTAGCCAATCACTCATGCTGATCACTTGTGGCAAGAGTGCAATCTGGGGACTGAGGTTTTTGGGTCGTTGTTGCTCCAGAACTTTTCTGAGCCCGATGAGTGGTCCTGCAGTACTGAGAACGACCAAGGGCCTCTGCTCGGTATTGATAGCGCATTCCCAAATGCCGTTTGCCAGTTGCTCTAATGCCTTGGCATTGGGTTCGATAGCCCAAGTGTTCACTTGTTTTTCAGTATTGAGGGTTGGGAAGGGTTGAGGCATTAGGCTGATGTTTTGGGGCTCGGTTTTGGTCTAAAGCGTTTTTTTGGGCAGAAAGTGTGGCTTATTGCTAATATAAGCGGTGTAGCTCGATTACTAAATAAGTCTAGATAAGGAATTTTCATGAGTGCCGGCATTAAACACGTAACAGACGCTTCTTTTGAACAAGACGTCCTCAAGTCCGATAAACCTGTATTACTCGACTTCTGGGCTGAATGGTGCGGTCCTTGCAAAATGATCGGCCCTATCCTTGAGGAGCTCTCAGGCGAATACGGCGACAAATTACAAATCGCCAAGATGAATGTGGATGAGAACCAAGGTGTTCCAGCCCAATTTAATATCCGCGGCATTCCTACCCTCATTTTGTTTAAAAACGGTACAGTTGCTGCTCAAAAAGTAGGCGCCCTGGCTAAATCCCAGTTATCCGCCTTTATTGACAGCAATATCTAATCATCCCGGGTCACAGGCTCTCTGACTGAGCCTGTGATGTAGGTGTTTTACCCTTTTTGTGTTTTTAGGTCTGTTTTGGTGTAGTATGTCTCGATAGTACAAATCCAGCACTCATCTGTGCTTCGATTTTCTGATTCACCTCCCCCACTTTTCTTGATCTCTTTCTAGTACACATCCCCCAAATTGGTTTTCTGGTAACAAGCTCTTGTCAGATCTCATCTAGACAAAACCCAAGCCAAATCCTTTCCTTTTATCAATACCCCATTTATCCCCCCCGAAGAACGCTATGCAATTAACTGAACTTAAAGTCCTCCACGTATCCGCCCTGCTGGAAATGGCAGCTAGCCTGGAGATTGAAAATACCCAACGGATGCGTAAACAAGAGTTGATGTTTGCCATTCTCAAGAAACGCGCGAAGTCTGGCGAGACTGTCTTTGGTGATGGCACCTTAGAGGTATTGCCTGATGGCTTTGGTTTCTTGCGCTCTCCAGAAGCCTCCTATATGGCTTCTCCAGACGATATCTATATCTCCCCTGCACAGATCCGCCGCTTTAACTTGCACACTGGTGATAGCGTTGAAGGTGAAGTACGTACCCCTAAAGATGGTGA comes from Polynucleobacter paneuropaeus and encodes:
- a CDS encoding UvrD-helicase domain-containing protein; this translates as MNEEFNYKIACDPNQSVIVSACAGSGKTWLLVARMIRLLLAGTKPREILALTFTRKAAQEMRDRLYQLLEDFSTADDKGLTKQLTSMGLEEDEAKKLLPQAKGLYLKVLASPQAIVIDTFHGWFGSLLEAAPVSADIQPGFSLREDAKRLQEECMQDWWGDLPKNLKDHYDTLLDEFGASETQKFLMGNYSLFKQRGAWTFFLDACRAKGMSPVDHLKACLSHLGKPNPLELFWKDPQTKANLPILYQCFNNGTPTQKAKVALIEKAMELNQAGGSIMDIAHEWQSLFITKEKTPLADIAKMSAPMTSYHSKNGIDPTIITGIRNDWVEAFDTFFAWKNEHLMHEMNVAWFAMSEAMLSHLEKVKESMRVRDFDDLEIGVSKLMAESSNAAYLQARLDAKYKQILVDEFQDTNPLQWQILRSWLAGYSAGDEKPKVFIVGDPKQSIYRFRRADPRLFVSASQFLEAHLDAKALSQNKTRRNAPAINDAVNKLFLAGPLPETYQFSEQTTLWQAPPTDDATHPSASTGEAQLLPLIERVEQEQPERIGTALDRPIKDAGQTLGVQQRYQEGKQVAKLIHHIMATRQVIDKKDGKEYWRPARGSDFILLVKRRQYLPQFEQALREASLAYDSSRLGGLLNTLEIDDLIALLTVLVSPRHDLPLAQVLRSPIFSFNEAQMQSLSMGMQDTYTSWWDALQASHDINIQKAARYLEHWRSLGEVLPVHDLLDLIYQESNLRIHYAVAAQNLARAQVLANLDAFLELALNQDGGRYPSLSRFIDEINAMRRGDDDETPDEGDVEAEAEMDEDIGEVDLDSEMSEEERHRRVRLMTIHGAKGLEAPFVIMLDANNTEWRAPHRGVLLDWSPEHTAPSHLSLYTKKTLTGEREHIRQKENEVSQNENWNLLYVAMTRAKQGLWISGAQSRTTGGINERSWYGRALAADIETLDISTLDQEEKIENQAQDKDQIELGSMPFKIDHFDIVWDQAKQSYQEKLAQIESGTLKESKQIKEESPDPELLDEGTHFHKLLEFLTTQTGTEIKLEIPSDQEIMAWLGTDQAMAQKLQAHVQAVLNANELKPYLTEGKWLQAWNELDIVSEEGKSYRMDRLVEFEDHFAILDYKLSIPEAGSEKYNKYQAQLQNYQKELERIRKDKPSKAYLISATGKIKQVA
- a CDS encoding PD-(D/E)XK nuclease family protein, with protein sequence MPQPFPTLNTEKQVNTWAIEPNAKALEQLANGIWECAINTEQRPLVVLSTAGPLIGLRKVLEQQRPKNLSPQIALLPQVISMSDWLESAPGAWKFPKKPSDLERWLSVYVNLRKHKILQSWFKAESEAGAWGLAQAVIDACDALTEAVIPQLQNELNALVQGQSIDTEQWLKKVELVLDQAIAKAYVGLSRNVVDQESAVLLTFWRYLSSVHDPVVRKHLAMAAHLQVAKIQANAGVQARPLVWVQTADPKPIEQELIASYLDSYAQYAPVVKVDQDWQTVALWSEALLGEDQDGNIAPANEMIASQITQNLNSQRHDEWQLLAARRFEELAWAAAKSIEQHLIDCKQNIALVAQDRLAARRTRALLGRLGDALRIRDETGWKLSTTRAAAAFDSWLELIRAPKEGPSASALLEFLQNPYFDLALSLKQAPEACKGLIAQLEDILVASQAKSGWETFKMAIERANLYATTHGGSANQTLLDLIEYIQKRHLLWQQPQLECASAYQHLQKNLEDLGMVERLKQDSAGEQLLEVLEQFNLSNGPFQEVKMTLPEWLSLIKTVIEEASYEEAGKEALATLSILPLSSTRLRQFDAVVLVGCDEQQLPAFAEPPLFFSDTLNRYLKSSTINAQYIQQARDLSSLLVSCPNTDLLWQSKSKSGEPLRPSAWIQRLQAQLDWPTIDVSPETYEGKSNPIQMAVSTPDPNLEIPVTMTPSAYKALRDCPYRYYVSSLLGLRKAKEFEEGFDASLAGQTLHALLKNFFQALKTEEGKTHSPIHQGIDARRQWMETQLNKYSEKEFERLIAGDARVLGTLRDWQKQIPTFVDWQLKREAKGWQYHDAELPIGFTIRLTDPDGVERDIQIAGRADRFDINIHDKTAASVIDYKNQAIKKIIDRSKNVLDDPQLLIYARAVNENAPAAHLSGRTIEQAEWVTLKVDLKKSEEKMVRDHLVEELPLKMEEFSKQLSKDLEDLWARKPMKAFAPDSVCQYCEARGICRKGMW
- the trxA gene encoding thioredoxin TrxA, with product MSAGIKHVTDASFEQDVLKSDKPVLLDFWAEWCGPCKMIGPILEELSGEYGDKLQIAKMNVDENQGVPAQFNIRGIPTLILFKNGTVAAQKVGALAKSQLSAFIDSNI